In Panthera leo isolate Ple1 chromosome F3, P.leo_Ple1_pat1.1, whole genome shotgun sequence, one genomic interval encodes:
- the DISP1 gene encoding protein dispatched homolog 1 isoform X6 has translation MQMNKPRATGTTGGPMITMNERKERSTGTSTGTAFSATFRVSGLAGDRYSRVVFTAAGGETLWSLPAIKSMCNIDNARIRAHPHFGDLCQRTTAASCCPSWTLGNYVAILNNRSSCQKIVERDVAHTLKLLRACARHYHNGSLGPDCWDAAARRKGQLKCTGVPRKCTKYNAVYQILHYLVDKDFVAPKAADPAAPALRYSMLFSPTEKGESMMDIYLDNFVAWNGSDGVTSVAGIEFGLKHSLFQDHLLTDTAYPAIAVLLVLLVMCAYTRSLFITLMTVFAVISSLIVSYFLYRVVFSFEFFPFMNLTALVILVGIGADDAFVLCDVWSHAKGDKPHAGTAETVGVTLQHAALSMFVTSFTTAAAFYANYVSNITAIRCFGVYAGTAVLVNYVLMVTWLPAVVVLHERYLLNLFSGFRKPQQQYVSKSCWAAARRKCHRLLFAVSEASRVFFEKVLPCVVIKFRYVWLFWFLALTVGGAYVVCVNPKMKLPSLELNEFQLFRASHPFERYDAEYKKLFMFERVHRGEELHMPITVVWGVSPEDNGDPLNPKSKGKLALDGSFNIASPASQVWILHFCQKLRNQTFFHQTDEQDFTSCFIETFKQWMENQDCDEPALYLCCRRWSFPYKQEIFELCIKRAIMELERSTGYHLDSKTPGPRFDINDTIRAVVLEFQSTYLFTLAYEKMHQFYKEVDAWISRELSSAPEGLSNGWFVSNLEFYDLQDSLSDGTLIAMGLSVAVAFSVMLLTTLNVFISLFAIVSITGTIFVTVGSLVLLGWELNVLESVTISVAVGLSVDFAVHYGVAYRLAPDADREGKVIFSLSRMGSAMAMAALTTFVAGAMMMPSTVLAYTQLGTFMMLIMCVSWAFATFFFQCLCRCLGPQGACGQIPLPGRLQCGAFSHAVSTSPGDKGQSKTHTVNAYHLDPRAPKSEMEHEFYELEPLASRSGSASEETHICSEFSDGPARNFGMPVHAAYSRGPGGDGGGAPFPPPLEQHAVCHFFSLSQTCTCPDAYRHLTPGPHAGQQAGDGLCPQCVAPAGSLVHVQKGAHQAPEGFMCTIPHVHHCPCLQGGARPPGPQNPLPTSFVLHPVQHIQAPEKTRTHGLPSVGHVPPTVGPSACVCRSPGSPRKAHCDPENSQRGLARNRDVGHVEGGGGARNQGSGPGGQTDKTDRNTGLCLSQDLEQSGQNEPHFVFNRLMGDAQPGSRPEGDSADSEASEPPAFTHSELSGESLLIKTL, from the exons ATGCAGATGAACAAGCCAAGAG CCACCGGGACGACAGGTGGTCCGATGATCACTATGAACGAGAGAAAAGAGAGGTCGACTGGGACTTCCACAGGGACAGCTTTTTCTGCGACGTTCCGAGTGAGTGGCCTCGCAG GCGACCGGTACTCCAGAGTGGTGTTTACGGCAGCTGGAGGGGAGACCCTGTGGAGTTTACCTGCGATTAAATCCATGTGCAATATAGACAATGCAAGG ATCAGAGCCCACCCGCACTTCGGGGACCTGTGCCAGAGGACCACGGCCGCGTCCTGCTGCCCCAGCTGGACGCTGGGGAACTACGTCGCCATCCTCAACAACCGGTCGTCCTGCCAGAAGATCGTCGAGCGAGACGTCGCCCACACCCTGAAGCTGCTGCGGGCCTGCGCCAGGCACTACCACAACGGCTCGCTCGGGCCCGACTGCTGGGACGCGGCGGCCAGGAGGAAGGGCCAGCTCAAGTGCACGGGCGTGCCGCGCAAGTGCACCAAGTACAACGCCGTGTACCAGATCCTGCACTACCTGGTGGACAAAGACTTCGTGGCCCCAAAGGCCGCCGACCCCGCCGCGCCCGCGCTGAGGTACAGCATGCTCTTCTCCCCCACCGAGAAAGGGGAGAGCATGATGGACATCTACCTGGACAACTTCGTGGCCTGGAACGGCTCCGACGGCGTCACCAGCGTGGCCGGCATCGAGTTCGGCCTCAAGCACAGCCTGTTCCAGGACCACCTCCTGACGGACACGGCGTACCCGGCCATCGCCGTcctgctggtgctgctggtcaTGTGCGCCTACACGCGGTCCCTGTTCATCACCCTCATGACCGTGTTTGCCGTCATCAGCTCCCTGATCGTCTCCTACTTCCTCTACCGCGTGGTGTTCAGCTTCGAGTTCTTCCCGTTCATGAACCTCACCGCGCTCGTCATCCTGGTCGGCATCGGCGCAGACGACGCGTTCGTCCTGTGTGACGTCTGGAGCCACGCCAAGGGCGACAAGCCCCACGCGGGGACGGCGGAGACGGTGGGCGTCACCCTGCAGCACGCAGCGCTGTCCATGTTCGTCACCAGCTTCACCACGGCCGCCGCCTTCTACGCCAACTACGTGAGCAACATCACCGCCATCCGCTGCTTCGGCGTCTACGCGGGCACGGCGGTCCTGGTGAACTACGTGCTGATGGTCACGTGGCTTCCGGCCGTCGTCGTCCTGCACGAGCGGTACCTCCTCAACCTCTTCAGCGGCTTCCGAAAGCCGCAGCAGCAGTACGTCAGCAAGAGCTGTTGGGCGGCGGCTCGCCGGAAGTGCCACCGGCTGCTGTTCGCCGTCTCCGAAGCCTCGCGAGTTTTCTTCGAGAAGGTGTTGCCGTGCGTGGTCATCAAGTTTCGCTACGTCTGGCTGTTCTGGTTCCTGGCCCTGACCGTGGGCGGGGCCTACGTCGTGTGCGTGAACCCCAAGATGAAGCTCCCCTCCCTGGAGCTGAACGAGTTCCAGCTCTTCCGGGCCTCGCACCCCTTCGAGCGCTACGACGCCGAGTACAAGAAGCTCTTCATGTTTGAGCGCGTGCACCGCGGGGAGGAGCTGCACATGCCCATCACGGTGGTCTGGGGCGTGTCCCCGGAGGACAACGGCGACCCCCTGAACCCCAAGAGCAAAGGGAAGCTGGCCCTGGATGGCAGCTTTAACATcgccagccctgcctcccaggtcTGGATCTTGCACTTCTGTCAAAAGCTGAGAAACCAGACTTTCTTTCACCAGACGGATGAGCAGGATTTCACGAGCTGCTTCATCGAGACGTTCAAGCAGTGGATGGAAAACCAGGACTGTGACGAGCCGGCCCTGTACCTCTGCTGCAGGCGCTGGAGTTTCCCCTACAAGCAGGAGATCTTTGAGCTGTGCATCAAGAGGGCCATCATGGAGCTGGAACGGAGCACGGGGTACCACCTGGACAGCAAGACGCCGGGGCCGAGGTTTGACATCAACGACACCATCAGGGCCGTCGTGCTCGAGTTCCAGAGCACCTACCTGTTCACGCTGGCTTACGAGAAGATGCACCAGTTTTACAAGGAGGTGGACGCGTGGATCTCCAGGGAGCTGAGCTCGGCCCCCGAGGGCCTCAGCAACGGCTGGTTTGTCAGCAACCTGGAGTTCTACGACCTGCAGGACAGCCTCTCGGACGGCACCCTCATCGCCATGGGGCTCTCCGTGGCCGTGGCGTTCAGCGTGATGCTGCTCACCACCTTGAACGTCTTCATCAGCCTCTTCGCCATCGTCTCGATCACGGGAACCATATTTGTCACCGTGGGCTCTCTCGTCCTGCTGGGCTGGGAGCTGAACGTCCTGGAGTCGGTGACCATCTCCGTGGCGGTCGGTCTGTCTGTGGACTTCGCCGTCCACTACGGGGTCGCTTACCGCCTGGCCCCGGATGCCGACCGGGAGGGGAAGGTGATCTTCTCCCTGAGTCGCATGGGCTCCGCGATGGCCATGGCCGCTCTGACCACCTTTGTGGCCGGGGCCATGATGATGCCGTCCACGGTTCTGGCATACACCCAGCTGGGCACCTTCATGATGCTCATCATGTGTGTCAGCTGGGCTTTCGCCACCTTCTTCTTCCAGTGCCTGTGCCGCTGCCTCGGGCCCCAGGGCGCCTGCGGTCAGATTCCTTTACCTGGGAGACTCCAGTGTGGCGCCTTCTCCCACGCCGTGTCCACGAGCCCCGGGGACAAGGgacaaagcaaaacacacaccGTGAATGCGTATCATTTAGATCCCAGGGCCCCCAAATCCGAAATGGAGCATGAGTtttatgagttagagcccctgGCGTCCCGCAGCGGCAGCGCCTCCGAGGAGACTCACATCTGCTCCGAGTTTTCCGACGGCCCCGCGAGGAACTTCGGGATGCCGGTGCATGCCGCGTACAGCAGAGGCCCCGGGGGCGATGGCGGCGGTGCCCCGTTCCCGCCCCCTCTCGAGCAGCACGCCGTGTGTCACTTCTTCTCTCTGAGTCAGACATGCACTTGTCCAGATGCCTACAGACACCTGACGCCTGGCCCACATGCCGGCCAGCAGGCGGGTGACGGGCTGTGTCCCCAGTGCGTTGCCCCCGCCGGCAGCCTCGTGCACGTGCAGAAGGGCGCACACCAGGCCCCCGAAGGCTTCATGTGCACCATCCCGCACGTCCATCACTGTCCCTGCCTGCAGGGCGGAGCGAGGCCGCCGGGACCGCAGAATCCTCTGCCCACGAGCTTTGTCCTGCACCCCGTGCAGCACATTCAGGCCCCAGAGAAGACCCGCACTCACGGTCTCCCGAGCGTGGGGCACGTTCCCCCGACGGTGGGGCCGTCGGCCTGTGTCTGCAGAAGCCCCGGGTCCCCACGAAAAGCGCACTGTGATCCTGAGAACAGCCAAAGGGGGCTTGCTAGGAACAGAGACGTCGGGCACGTGGAGGGCGGTGGAGGGGCCAGGAACCAGGGCTCGGGTCCAGGGGGCCAGACGGACAAGACAGACAGGAACACAGGGCTGTGCTTGTCACAGGATCTGGAACAGTCCGGTCAGAATGAACCACACTTTGTGTTTAACCGTCTAATGGGGGACGCGCAGCCCGGGTCCCGCCCAGAGGGCGACTCTGCAGACAGTGAGGCCAGTGAGCCCCCTGCGTTCACGCACTCGGAACTTTCTGGTGAAAGTTTGTTGATAAAAACACTCTAA